From a single Bryobacter aggregatus MPL3 genomic region:
- a CDS encoding urea amidolyase associated protein UAAP1, whose amino-acid sequence MASACLLFEEELRGGASFAHVLKRGTSLRITDLHGGANVPITLFNFELLVERYNMADTLKQQHTAHLTQGHCLYSDMGRVLCSITNDTVGWHDPIGAYSTRASVAKKYGAHDYQEFRNDWYTSTRENFLREIGKFGLSIRDLQSHINFFSKLQVDLTGSMHFVPGNSKAGDSVELRSEMNTLVIIDTNPHPLDPNPNYEPKPVHLSFQRVDAPAADDQCRNLCPENIRGFINSERYFL is encoded by the coding sequence ATGGCCTCTGCTTGCCTCTTATTTGAGGAAGAACTGCGGGGCGGAGCTAGCTTTGCGCATGTCCTCAAACGCGGCACTTCCCTCCGTATTACAGACCTGCACGGTGGCGCTAATGTCCCCATCACGCTTTTCAATTTCGAGTTGTTGGTCGAGCGATACAACATGGCCGACACTCTCAAACAACAACACACGGCCCACCTCACCCAAGGTCATTGCCTCTATTCCGACATGGGACGGGTTTTGTGCTCAATTACGAACGACACCGTCGGTTGGCACGATCCGATCGGAGCTTACTCCACTCGCGCCAGTGTCGCCAAGAAGTACGGCGCACACGACTATCAGGAGTTTCGCAACGACTGGTACACCAGCACGCGTGAGAACTTCCTGCGCGAGATCGGTAAGTTCGGCTTAAGCATCCGCGACTTACAATCTCACATCAATTTCTTCTCAAAACTACAAGTGGATCTCACAGGGAGCATGCACTTTGTCCCCGGCAACTCAAAGGCCGGCGATTCCGTAGAGCTTCGCTCCGAGATGAACACTCTCGTCATCATCGACACGAATCCTCACCCGCTCGATCCCAATCCGAACTACGAACCGAAGCCCGTCCATCTGAGCTTCCAGCGTGTCGACGCCCCTGCGGCTGACGACCAATGCCGGAACCTCTGCCCGGAGAACATCCGGGGCTTCATCAACTCGGAAAGATACTTCCTCTAA
- a CDS encoding RNA polymerase sigma factor has product MQHAATREAIESAVRHSYGRLIAYLAARSGDVAAAEDALGDALFTALERWPIDGVPQKPEAWLLHAARNRTIDQARRQRVRDHAQKAIQQLSEAAQDIAAMQDDFPDERLKLLFVCAHPAIDAAARTPLMLQTILGVEAVRIASAFLVSPAAMSQRLVRAKNKIRSAGIPFRVPALPEWNERLSFVLDAIYAAYTTGWDSLTEASGTTQALTGEAIHLGRALVQVVPNEAEALGLLALMLHCEARRQARYTRDGDFVPLDEQDSSLWSKPLIDEAEQHLRQASSWPLPVGSGHPIHPRQPRAERPHRLE; this is encoded by the coding sequence ATGCAGCACGCCGCAACCAGAGAGGCAATCGAGTCGGCTGTGCGTCATTCGTATGGCCGCTTGATCGCCTATCTGGCGGCGCGCTCGGGGGATGTTGCCGCTGCCGAAGACGCGCTTGGCGACGCGCTCTTTACTGCTCTCGAGCGCTGGCCCATCGACGGTGTGCCGCAAAAGCCGGAAGCCTGGCTCCTGCACGCCGCACGCAACCGTACGATCGATCAGGCCCGCCGCCAACGCGTGCGCGACCACGCGCAGAAGGCTATCCAGCAGCTCAGCGAAGCCGCGCAGGACATCGCCGCCATGCAAGATGATTTTCCCGACGAACGCCTCAAGCTGCTCTTCGTTTGCGCGCATCCGGCGATCGACGCCGCGGCCCGTACGCCGCTGATGCTGCAGACGATTCTCGGCGTTGAGGCGGTGCGCATTGCCTCGGCCTTCCTGGTCTCGCCCGCCGCGATGAGTCAGCGCCTCGTGCGCGCCAAGAATAAGATCCGCAGTGCCGGGATTCCCTTTCGAGTGCCCGCTCTCCCCGAGTGGAACGAGCGTCTCTCCTTCGTTCTCGACGCGATCTACGCGGCCTACACCACCGGCTGGGATAGCCTGACAGAGGCCAGTGGCACGACGCAAGCTCTCACCGGCGAGGCGATCCATCTCGGGCGCGCGCTTGTCCAGGTTGTTCCCAACGAAGCCGAAGCCCTTGGCCTCCTGGCATTGATGCTGCACTGCGAGGCGCGGCGTCAGGCCCGCTACACACGCGATGGCGATTTCGTGCCGCTCGATGAGCAAGACAGTTCCCTCTGGTCCAAGCCCCTCATCGACGAAGCAGAACAACACCTGCGGCAGGCCTCCTCGTGGCCGCTACCAGTTGGAAGCGGCCATCCAATCCATCCACGCCAGCCGCGCGCGGAGCGGCCGCATCGACTGGAATGA
- a CDS encoding class I SAM-dependent methyltransferase, whose amino-acid sequence MNPTDGWRESAPAWLTEIGSEGDYARQYILDAPMLQRIEGRNFQTALDLGCGEGRFCRMMQQRGLKTIGIDPTAAFIERARELDPQGDYRIEGAEGLSVPAQSCDLVVSYLSLIDIPDLPLAVEKLVRTLRPGGVFLLANLTSFNTAAAPDGWILDQHGQRRFAMDRYLEERSVWVEWSGIRVQNWHRPLSTYMQLFLGHGLQLQHFAEPTPTGDNGHRNDRYCRAPWFHIMEWKKPA is encoded by the coding sequence ATGAACCCCACAGACGGATGGAGGGAATCCGCCCCCGCCTGGCTCACGGAAATCGGCTCAGAAGGCGATTACGCCCGCCAGTATATCCTCGACGCACCGATGCTCCAGCGCATCGAAGGCCGCAATTTCCAAACGGCTCTTGACCTCGGCTGTGGCGAAGGCCGCTTCTGCCGCATGATGCAGCAGCGCGGTCTCAAAACGATCGGCATCGATCCTACGGCCGCCTTCATCGAACGGGCCAGGGAACTCGATCCCCAGGGCGACTATCGCATCGAGGGTGCGGAAGGTCTCAGCGTTCCAGCACAGTCCTGCGATCTTGTCGTGAGCTACCTCTCGCTGATCGACATTCCTGATCTCCCGCTTGCCGTCGAAAAGCTCGTACGAACTCTCCGCCCCGGAGGCGTCTTTCTATTGGCAAACCTCACCAGTTTCAATACCGCCGCGGCACCGGACGGCTGGATTCTCGACCAGCACGGCCAGCGCCGTTTTGCGATGGACCGCTATCTCGAAGAGCGTTCTGTCTGGGTGGAATGGAGCGGCATCCGCGTGCAGAACTGGCACCGTCCGCTCTCCACCTACATGCAACTTTTCCTCGGACACGGCCTTCAGTTACAACACTTCGCGGAACCCACTCCCACAGGCGACAACGGCCATCGCAACGATCGTTACTGCCGTGCTCCCTGGTTTCACATCATGGAGTGGAAAAAGCCCGCCTGA
- a CDS encoding DUF4126 domain-containing protein produces MNFTQGLSGILALGVASGLNLYATVLTLGIAQHFGWIHGLPAGLEVLSHPWVLGVAALLYALEFIADKVPGFTPLWDSLHTFIRPVGGALLAMGAVGNLDPKMQTIAMLVGGSVALGTHATKMGTRLAAHVLPDPVTHSAMSVAEDFGVVGILVLAYNYPWVALPILLVIVACIAVALPFLLRVLRFLLRTVTGRLLSFSHPDADVEIPAWARVAGSQSVLGFVRSGKGLGRLRHAYLSMGPGSVMLHVKGLFGKEKTFVIAKREEPVRGLFIDYVEMKTDTGIALSIYFTKDWASYYRQGLVFQ; encoded by the coding sequence ATGAACTTCACGCAGGGATTGTCGGGCATTCTCGCGTTGGGCGTGGCATCGGGGCTCAACTTGTATGCGACGGTGCTGACGCTGGGAATTGCGCAGCACTTTGGCTGGATTCATGGCCTGCCAGCGGGGCTCGAGGTGTTGTCGCATCCGTGGGTGCTGGGCGTGGCAGCGCTGCTGTATGCCCTGGAGTTTATCGCCGATAAAGTGCCGGGCTTTACACCGCTGTGGGATTCGCTGCACACCTTCATTCGCCCGGTAGGCGGCGCTTTGCTGGCCATGGGCGCGGTGGGGAACCTGGACCCAAAGATGCAGACCATCGCGATGCTGGTGGGCGGCAGCGTTGCCCTGGGAACGCATGCGACGAAAATGGGCACACGCCTGGCAGCCCATGTGTTGCCAGACCCTGTCACGCATTCTGCGATGAGCGTTGCCGAGGACTTTGGCGTGGTGGGCATTCTGGTGCTGGCCTACAACTATCCTTGGGTTGCGTTGCCGATTCTGCTGGTGATTGTCGCCTGTATTGCGGTGGCTTTGCCGTTTCTGCTGCGGGTGCTCCGCTTTCTGTTGCGTACGGTGACCGGCAGGCTGCTGAGCTTTTCGCATCCGGATGCGGATGTTGAGATTCCGGCCTGGGCACGGGTGGCCGGTTCGCAATCGGTCCTGGGATTTGTACGCAGCGGGAAGGGCCTGGGCCGGCTTCGCCATGCCTATCTGAGCATGGGGCCCGGCAGCGTGATGCTCCATGTGAAAGGCCTCTTCGGCAAGGAAAAGACCTTTGTGATTGCGAAGCGCGAGGAGCCGGTGCGCGGCTTGTTTATTGACTACGTCGAGATGAAAACCGATACCGGTATCGCGCTTAGTATTTACTTCACTAAGGACTGGGCGTCTTATTATCGCCAGGGCTTAGTGTTTCAGTGA
- a CDS encoding 5-oxoprolinase/urea amidolyase family protein, whose translation MFRKVLIANRGAIACRIERTLKRMGIASVAVYSEADRHAQHVEDADEAVLLGPAPAAESYLRGDRIIEIARELGVQAIHPGYGFLSENASFAESCEAAGIKFIGPTAEQMRAFGLKHRARELAVQAQVPLLPGTGLLSGTDEAKREAGRIGYPVMLKSTAGGGGIGMRLCRNEAELVDSYASVERLSLANFKDAGLYLEKYVEKARHIEVQIFGDGRGSAIALGERDCSVQRRNQKIIEETPAPGLSEASRKDLLAVAERLAATVGYESAGTVEFVYDEAAKQFYFLEVNTRLQVEHGVTEEVSGVDLVEWMLLAAAGEIGDLEARRPQPQGASIQVRLYAEDPNKNFQPSAGRLTNVALPTNLARVDGWVRSGSEVTAYYDPLLAKLIVKADTREAALAKLGAALAAARLDGIETNLTYLRALIEDPRFVSGEVFTKMTDSFVYKPRSFEVLDGGTMTTVQDLPGRLGYWDVGVPPSGPMDALSFRTGNLLLGNPEGAAGFECTLNGPTLHFHCDTRIVLSGAQMEATLNGKPVPYWQAIEVPAGATLEVTAVEGPGARTYILFEGGLDLPDYLGSKSTFTLGNFGGHGGRALRTGDVLHLGAQTEQGTAEVLPIPEITNTWNIEVLYGPHGAPDFFTDQDIETFFATSWKVHYNSSRTGVRLIGPKPEWARKDGGEAGLHPSNIHDNAYAIGTVDFTGDMPVILGPDGPSLGGFVCPATITSRDLWKIGQLKAGDTIRFHAVAMDGVRAPAIVHTNKDVVYRQSGDRYLLIEYGEKILDLPLRFRVQAVYNWFLANKPAGVIDVTPGIRSFQVHYDPTRVSRQTLLDLIDRAEADGDSDANAEVPSREVWLPLSWDDPATRLAIDKYTRSVRPDAPWCPSNIEFIRRINGLKSVQDVYDIVFNASYLVLGLGDVYLGAPVATPVDPRQRLVTTKYNPARTWTAENSVGIGGAYMCVYGMEGPGGYQFVGRTIQMWNTYRTTREFPPNHPWLLQFFDRIRFFPVTAEELLRLREDFPNGRYPLRIEEGSFGLKPYREFLSSIEDSAAAFKATQQTAFQEERARWAASGADKVSDDDLAVVDEAPAIVVPPGYKALKASTAGSIWSIDAQEGDLLQPGHKVILIEAMKMEVAVATASGGTLHSLHCKPGMPVMPGQILAILKLEINA comes from the coding sequence ATGTTTCGTAAAGTTCTGATCGCAAATCGCGGCGCTATCGCCTGCCGCATCGAGCGGACCCTCAAGCGCATGGGCATCGCCAGCGTTGCCGTCTACAGTGAAGCAGACCGCCACGCACAACACGTCGAGGACGCCGACGAGGCCGTGCTCCTCGGTCCCGCGCCCGCTGCGGAAAGCTATCTCCGCGGCGATCGCATTATCGAGATCGCCCGCGAACTCGGTGTCCAGGCAATCCATCCCGGCTACGGCTTCCTCAGTGAGAACGCCAGCTTTGCTGAATCCTGCGAGGCCGCCGGCATCAAGTTCATCGGTCCCACCGCCGAGCAGATGCGCGCCTTCGGCTTGAAGCATCGTGCCCGCGAACTGGCCGTGCAAGCGCAAGTGCCGTTACTGCCCGGAACCGGTCTTCTCAGCGGTACGGACGAGGCCAAGCGCGAAGCCGGTCGCATTGGCTATCCGGTCATGCTGAAGAGCACCGCCGGTGGCGGCGGTATCGGCATGCGTCTGTGCCGCAACGAAGCGGAGCTCGTGGACAGCTACGCGAGCGTCGAACGCCTCAGCCTGGCCAACTTCAAGGATGCAGGCCTCTATCTCGAAAAGTATGTCGAGAAGGCGCGCCACATTGAAGTGCAGATTTTCGGCGACGGCAGAGGTTCCGCGATTGCCTTGGGCGAGCGCGACTGCTCCGTCCAGCGCCGCAACCAGAAGATCATCGAAGAGACTCCGGCGCCCGGGCTCAGCGAGGCGTCCCGTAAAGATCTGCTCGCCGTTGCTGAGCGTCTCGCCGCAACGGTAGGCTACGAATCCGCCGGTACCGTCGAGTTCGTCTACGACGAGGCGGCCAAGCAGTTCTACTTCCTCGAAGTGAACACGCGCCTGCAAGTGGAGCACGGCGTCACCGAAGAAGTCAGCGGCGTCGATCTGGTGGAGTGGATGCTGCTCGCTGCGGCAGGCGAAATTGGCGATCTTGAAGCCCGCCGTCCCCAGCCTCAGGGCGCTTCCATCCAGGTGCGTCTCTATGCCGAAGACCCGAACAAGAACTTCCAGCCCAGTGCAGGCCGGCTCACCAACGTCGCGCTGCCAACAAACTTGGCCCGCGTCGATGGCTGGGTCCGTTCGGGCTCAGAGGTCACTGCTTATTACGATCCGCTCCTTGCCAAGCTGATCGTCAAGGCAGACACGCGCGAGGCCGCGCTCGCCAAGCTCGGCGCAGCCCTTGCAGCGGCCCGTCTGGACGGCATCGAAACCAATCTCACCTACCTGCGTGCGCTCATTGAAGACCCCCGCTTTGTCAGCGGCGAAGTCTTCACTAAGATGACCGATAGCTTCGTCTACAAGCCGCGCAGCTTTGAAGTCCTTGATGGCGGCACGATGACGACCGTGCAGGATCTCCCTGGCCGTCTTGGCTATTGGGATGTCGGTGTCCCGCCCTCGGGCCCGATGGACGCGCTCAGCTTCCGCACCGGCAATTTGCTGCTCGGCAATCCCGAAGGGGCGGCGGGCTTTGAGTGTACGCTGAACGGCCCCACGCTCCATTTCCATTGCGACACCCGCATCGTCCTCAGCGGCGCGCAGATGGAGGCCACACTCAACGGCAAGCCGGTCCCCTACTGGCAGGCGATCGAGGTGCCTGCGGGCGCGACGCTCGAAGTCACAGCCGTCGAAGGTCCTGGCGCCCGCACCTACATCCTCTTTGAAGGTGGTCTCGATCTTCCCGACTATCTCGGCAGTAAGAGCACCTTCACTCTCGGCAACTTTGGCGGCCACGGCGGCCGTGCCTTGCGCACTGGCGACGTACTGCATCTCGGCGCACAAACAGAGCAGGGAACTGCCGAAGTGCTCCCAATCCCCGAGATCACCAACACATGGAACATCGAGGTCCTCTACGGTCCCCACGGCGCGCCGGACTTCTTCACGGACCAGGACATCGAAACCTTCTTTGCCACCTCCTGGAAGGTGCATTACAACTCCTCGCGCACCGGCGTGCGCCTCATCGGGCCCAAGCCGGAGTGGGCACGCAAGGATGGCGGCGAGGCTGGGCTCCATCCCTCCAACATCCACGACAACGCCTACGCAATCGGCACGGTCGACTTCACTGGCGATATGCCGGTGATCCTCGGTCCCGATGGCCCCAGCCTCGGTGGCTTTGTTTGTCCGGCCACCATCACCTCGCGCGATCTCTGGAAGATCGGCCAACTCAAGGCAGGCGACACCATTCGCTTCCACGCCGTTGCCATGGATGGCGTGCGCGCCCCGGCGATTGTTCACACCAACAAGGACGTTGTCTATCGCCAATCGGGCGATCGCTACCTCCTGATTGAGTACGGCGAAAAAATTCTCGATCTGCCGCTGCGCTTCCGCGTCCAGGCGGTCTACAACTGGTTCCTGGCCAACAAGCCGGCTGGCGTCATCGACGTCACCCCGGGCATCCGTTCCTTCCAGGTCCACTACGACCCCACCCGCGTCAGCCGCCAGACTCTTCTCGATCTCATCGATCGAGCCGAAGCTGATGGCGACTCCGACGCCAACGCCGAAGTGCCCTCGCGCGAAGTCTGGCTCCCCTTGAGCTGGGACGATCCGGCCACGCGTCTGGCCATCGACAAGTACACCCGCTCGGTGCGTCCCGACGCGCCCTGGTGCCCGTCCAACATCGAATTCATTCGCCGCATCAACGGGCTCAAGTCGGTCCAGGATGTCTATGACATCGTCTTCAATGCCAGCTATCTTGTACTCGGTTTAGGGGACGTATATCTTGGTGCTCCGGTCGCCACACCCGTCGACCCGCGGCAGCGCCTTGTCACCACCAAGTACAATCCGGCCCGCACCTGGACGGCAGAGAATAGCGTTGGCATCGGTGGCGCGTATATGTGTGTCTATGGCATGGAAGGCCCCGGCGGCTACCAGTTTGTCGGCCGCACCATCCAGATGTGGAACACCTACCGCACCACTCGCGAGTTCCCGCCCAACCACCCCTGGCTGCTCCAGTTCTTCGATCGTATCCGCTTTTTCCCCGTCACTGCGGAAGAACTGCTGCGTTTGCGCGAAGACTTCCCCAATGGCCGCTACCCGCTGCGCATTGAGGAAGGCAGCTTCGGCCTCAAGCCCTATCGCGAGTTCCTCTCTTCAATTGAAGACTCTGCTGCTGCTTTCAAGGCCACCCAGCAAACAGCCTTCCAGGAAGAGCGTGCGCGCTGGGCCGCCAGTGGCGCCGACAAGGTCAGCGATGACGATCTGGCCGTGGTCGACGAGGCTCCCGCCATCGTCGTGCCGCCCGGCTATAAGGCGCTCAAGGCATCCACTGCCGGCAGCATCTGGAGTATCGATGCGCAAGAGGGCGATCTGCTCCAGCCCGGCCACAAGGTCATTCTGATTGAAGCAATGAAGATGGAAGTTGCGGTCGCCACAGCCAGCGGTGGTACGCTCCACTCCCTCCACTGCAAGCCCGGCATGCCTGTGATGCCCGGACAGATCCTCGCCATCCTCAAGTTGGAGATCAACGCATGA
- the atzF gene encoding allophanate hydrolase, which yields MKPTEAVRQAYARIAAETRQPIWISKVPEAKALAQAAALEEHPEAAAKPLYGMTFAVKDNIDVAGMPTTAACPAFSYTPEQNAPVVDKLLAAGAILVGKTNMDQFATGLVGTRSPYGACSSVFNADYISGGSSSGSAVAVALGQVDFALGTDTAGSGRVPAAFNNLVGLKPTRGLISAAGVVPACRTLDCVSIFSRNAADSLRVLKTAGPSLSAGKGGAWHPTHLRLGIPKADQLAFFGDSEAEKLYRASIDKFAALGAAIVEIDFSSFREAADLLYSGPWVAERLAAIESFANAHEADMDPVVARIILGARKYNAVDTFRAMYRLEELRHRSGAEWAQIDCLLLPTTGTTFTHAQIAEDPIGRNTQLGYYTNFVNLFDLSALAIPAGFRPNGLPFGITLMGPAMAEEALTATAMAFLGEMAPAVLPTGFIEVAVVGAHLTGMPLNWQLTSRGAYLRETAKTSPEYRFYALANSTPPKPGLQRVPGFEGPGIELEIWAMPASEFGSFVAAIPAPLGIGTARLADGRDIKCFIAENFAIGEATEITQFGGWRAYIASLKH from the coding sequence ATGAAGCCGACCGAAGCTGTTCGCCAAGCTTACGCGCGGATTGCTGCTGAAACCCGGCAGCCTATCTGGATCTCGAAAGTCCCCGAGGCAAAAGCGCTCGCCCAGGCGGCCGCTCTGGAAGAGCACCCCGAAGCGGCGGCAAAGCCCCTCTACGGCATGACCTTCGCGGTCAAAGACAATATCGATGTCGCAGGCATGCCCACCACGGCGGCCTGCCCGGCCTTCTCTTACACCCCGGAGCAGAATGCTCCAGTGGTCGACAAACTGCTCGCCGCCGGGGCCATCCTGGTGGGCAAGACAAACATGGATCAGTTTGCTACTGGTTTGGTTGGCACCCGCTCGCCTTATGGCGCTTGTTCGAGTGTCTTCAACGCCGATTACATTTCCGGTGGCTCCAGTTCTGGTTCTGCTGTTGCAGTCGCGCTCGGTCAAGTTGATTTCGCACTGGGCACGGACACCGCTGGTTCCGGCCGCGTCCCCGCTGCTTTCAATAACCTGGTTGGCTTAAAGCCCACCAGAGGCTTGATCAGTGCAGCTGGAGTCGTCCCAGCCTGCCGCACGCTCGATTGCGTCTCGATCTTCAGCCGCAATGCGGCTGACTCGCTGCGTGTCTTGAAAACTGCGGGCCCCTCGCTGTCCGCGGGCAAAGGCGGCGCCTGGCACCCCACCCATCTGCGGCTCGGCATTCCCAAGGCAGACCAACTCGCCTTCTTTGGCGATAGCGAGGCAGAGAAACTCTACCGCGCCAGTATCGACAAGTTCGCCGCTCTCGGCGCCGCCATCGTCGAGATCGATTTTTCCTCCTTCCGGGAAGCGGCAGACTTGCTCTATAGCGGCCCCTGGGTTGCAGAACGTCTCGCCGCCATCGAAAGCTTCGCCAACGCTCACGAAGCCGACATGGACCCCGTCGTCGCCAGGATCATCCTCGGCGCGCGCAAGTACAATGCGGTCGACACCTTCCGCGCGATGTACCGTCTCGAAGAACTCCGCCATCGCAGCGGGGCAGAGTGGGCTCAGATCGATTGCCTCCTGCTGCCCACCACCGGTACCACCTTCACCCACGCCCAAATTGCTGAAGACCCCATCGGCCGCAATACTCAACTCGGCTACTACACAAACTTCGTCAATCTCTTCGATCTCAGCGCGCTGGCCATTCCCGCGGGCTTCCGTCCCAATGGCCTTCCCTTTGGCATCACGCTAATGGGCCCGGCCATGGCTGAGGAAGCGCTCACGGCCACCGCCATGGCATTTCTCGGTGAGATGGCCCCTGCGGTCCTCCCCACTGGCTTCATCGAAGTGGCGGTGGTCGGGGCGCATCTGACGGGCATGCCGCTCAACTGGCAGCTCACGTCGCGCGGCGCCTATCTCCGCGAGACGGCGAAAACCTCTCCGGAGTATCGCTTCTACGCGCTCGCCAACTCGACGCCCCCCAAGCCGGGTCTGCAACGCGTGCCTGGGTTTGAAGGACCCGGCATCGAACTCGAGATCTGGGCGATGCCCGCATCGGAATTCGGCAGCTTTGTCGCCGCGATTCCGGCCCCGCTCGGCATCGGCACAGCCCGCCTTGCCGACGGCCGCGACATCAAGTGCTTCATTGCCGAAAACTTCGCCATTGGCGAGGCGACGGAGATCACGCAATTTGGCGGCTGGCGCGCCTACATCGCCTCACTGAAACACTAA
- a CDS encoding YciI family protein, giving the protein MKYALLVHQSQEIFDRRDDAATQAAGRAYGAALQAAGIFIGGAGLESPQAATTVSIRDGKRQVHDGPYAETKEFLAGFGIIEVPDLDVALEWAARHPAASFATVEVRPLLGSHFSVGS; this is encoded by the coding sequence ATGAAATACGCATTACTCGTTCACCAGTCGCAAGAGATATTTGATCGCCGTGACGACGCCGCAACTCAGGCGGCCGGCCGGGCCTATGGAGCTGCTCTCCAGGCAGCTGGCATCTTCATCGGGGGCGCTGGACTCGAATCCCCACAAGCCGCTACCACCGTCTCTATCCGAGACGGCAAGCGTCAGGTGCACGACGGCCCCTACGCCGAAACCAAGGAGTTCCTCGCTGGCTTTGGCATCATCGAGGTTCCCGATCTCGACGTCGCTCTCGAGTGGGCCGCGCGCCATCCTGCGGCCTCCTTCGCCACCGTTGAGGTGCGGCCTCTGCTCGGCTCGCACTTCTCCGTAGGCAGCTAA
- a CDS encoding zinc-dependent alcohol dehydrogenase has product MKALLLSEYKQLNYTDMPVPTIGAEDVLIQVKACGICGSDIHGWDGSTGRRVPPLVMGHEASGEITEVGSAVKGWKAGDRVTFDSTVSCGHCYFCTRGEINLCDNRQVLGVSCNEFRRHGAFAEYVTVPQNILYSLPESFPFHYAAMIEAVSIAVHAVNLTPIPLGSSALVVGSGMIGLLVVQTLRLAGCGQIIAVDLEDSKLELAKSLGADIGLNPKKTDVIKAVHELTGGRGADVAIEVVGASKTIETAIMGVKKGGTVTLVGNITPKVEIPLQVVVSRQIRLQGSAASSGEFPQCIELLARGAIKVDPIISALAPLEDGAKWFERLYANEPGLMKVVLQPGR; this is encoded by the coding sequence ATGAAAGCTCTCCTCCTCTCCGAATACAAGCAACTGAACTATACCGATATGCCGGTGCCCACGATCGGCGCCGAGGATGTTCTGATCCAGGTGAAAGCCTGCGGCATCTGCGGTAGCGACATCCATGGTTGGGATGGCAGCACGGGCCGCCGTGTTCCTCCGCTTGTCATGGGGCATGAGGCTTCGGGCGAGATCACAGAAGTCGGCTCGGCGGTCAAAGGCTGGAAGGCAGGCGACCGCGTCACCTTCGATTCCACGGTCAGTTGCGGGCATTGCTACTTCTGCACGCGCGGTGAAATCAACCTCTGCGACAACCGGCAAGTGCTTGGCGTCAGTTGCAACGAGTTCCGCCGTCATGGCGCTTTTGCGGAATACGTCACCGTGCCGCAGAACATCCTGTACTCGCTGCCCGAAAGCTTTCCCTTCCATTACGCGGCGATGATCGAGGCCGTCTCGATTGCTGTCCACGCTGTCAATCTCACGCCGATTCCGCTGGGCTCTTCGGCGCTCGTTGTAGGCTCCGGCATGATCGGCCTCCTCGTCGTGCAGACGCTCCGTCTTGCCGGCTGCGGCCAGATTATCGCGGTTGATCTCGAAGACTCAAAGCTCGAGCTCGCCAAATCGCTCGGCGCAGACATCGGTCTCAACCCCAAGAAGACCGACGTCATCAAGGCCGTGCACGAACTCACCGGCGGCCGTGGCGCTGACGTTGCCATTGAAGTTGTCGGCGCCAGCAAGACCATCGAAACCGCCATCATGGGCGTCAAAAAGGGCGGCACGGTCACCCTGGTTGGCAACATCACGCCGAAGGTCGAGATTCCGCTGCAGGTGGTGGTCAGCCGCCAGATTCGTCTGCAAGGCTCGGCAGCCAGTTCCGGTGAATTCCCGCAGTGCATCGAGCTTCTGGCTCGCGGCGCGATCAAAGTGGACCCCATCATCAGTGCCCTTGCTCCGCTTGAAGACGGCGCAAAGTGGTTCGAGCGTTTGTATGCGAACGAACCAGGTCTGATGAAAGTTGTCTTGCAGCCGGGTCGCTAG
- a CDS encoding urea amidolyase associated protein UAAP2 — translation MSERTLIKSKLDAATAIHDEVLPAGEGWIHAVKKGETFRIVDLDGNQAADTLIYNLHDFSERYSALDTINSQGNIYLTTGSSLVSNLGNELMRITADTCGRHDTLGGACAAESNQVRYAIEKRYMHNCRASFMAALMSWGHEKRDITSNINFFMNVPVTPEGKLTFEDGISEAGKYVEMVATMDVAVVISNCPQLNNPCNAYNPTPVRLLIWGAHVS, via the coding sequence ATGAGCGAACGCACATTGATTAAAAGCAAACTCGACGCGGCCACCGCCATTCACGACGAGGTGCTTCCGGCTGGCGAAGGCTGGATCCACGCGGTGAAGAAAGGCGAGACCTTCCGCATCGTTGACTTGGACGGCAATCAGGCCGCCGATACTCTCATCTACAACCTCCACGACTTCAGCGAACGCTATTCCGCACTCGACACCATCAACAGCCAAGGCAACATCTACCTCACCACAGGCTCCAGCCTGGTCTCCAATCTTGGCAATGAACTGATGCGGATCACGGCTGATACTTGCGGCCGTCACGACACGCTCGGCGGCGCCTGCGCCGCGGAATCCAATCAGGTTCGCTACGCGATTGAAAAGCGCTACATGCACAACTGCCGTGCCAGCTTCATGGCTGCTCTCATGAGCTGGGGGCACGAGAAGCGCGACATCACCTCCAACATCAACTTCTTTATGAATGTCCCGGTGACGCCCGAAGGCAAACTCACCTTTGAAGACGGCATCAGCGAAGCAGGCAAGTATGTCGAAATGGTCGCAACCATGGACGTTGCGGTGGTGATTAGTAACTGCCCGCAACTCAACAATCCTTGCAACGCCTACAACCCGACACCGGTACGTCTCCTGATCTGGGGTGCGCATGTTTCGTAA